From one Humulus lupulus chromosome 8, drHumLupu1.1, whole genome shotgun sequence genomic stretch:
- the LOC133794039 gene encoding uncharacterized protein LOC133794039 gives MGVEGKGMQNKRSRSKDLEGRVGKKRQIFYDNSLSPNRIRSKLLLDRARRYRSPMKSLESSSSMFESRTRRCLHSESYCSFCKEYENHVCVDEVDRDVPIPPWSFVIPDEDGDAMTINIPSDVNKGNLQIPDHVKCVCIIFFLLLLF, from the exons ATGGGAGTAGAGGGGAAGGGGATGCAGAATAAAAGAAGTAGATCTAAAGATTTAGAAGGAAGGGTTGGAAAGAAGAGACAAATTTTTTATGATAACTCATTGTCTCCTAATCGAATCAGGTCAAAATTGCTTTTAGATCGCGCTCGTCGGTAtagatctcctatgaaaagtttgGAGTCGTCCTCTTCAATGTTCGAAAGTAGAACTCGGCGTTGTCTTCATAGTGAATCTTATTGTTCTTTTTGTAAG gaatacgaaaaccatgtatgtgtagatgaggtagaccgtgatgttcctatcccaccatggagttttgtcatacctgatgaagatggtgatgcaatgaccattaatataccatcagatgtaaacaaagggaaccttcaaattccagaccatgtaaaatgtgtatgtattattttttttttattattattattttaa